The Alphaproteobacteria bacterium genome contains the following window.
CTGGCTTGATAGTCCAGATATATAGGCTTATTCATGGGCGCAGCTTTCTACTTTTTTGCTGGTCTTTTTGCCGATGCGATCATAAAGCTTTTTCCACTCGTTGGTCGCTTTGGCAATGTCTTCTTGCGTGGTGTTCCAACCACCGCTAATGCGTATGGCGGTTGCCGCAATATCTTTGCCAAAACCCATGGCTTTAATCACATGCGATGCCTCAATCTTTCCAGATGAACATGCAGAGCCTGCACTCACCGCAACGCCGTTCAAATCAAACGCCATTAGCTGCGTTTCGCTGCTGATTCCAGGCATAGCAACACAGCTAGTACCTGGCAGACGTGCGACATCTTTGCTAAAGACATACGCATTTTGCGCGTGGGCAATAATCTCATTTTCCATTGCATCCAGCCAGCCACGCAAATTTTGCCAATGCGCTGCATCTTTTTGCGCCAACTCCACTGCAAGGCCAAACCCATTAATAGCTGCAACATTTTCTGTTCCAGCGCGGCGCCCCAATTCTTGCCCGCCACCGGTCAGGAGAGGTTTTATCGGCAAATCGTTGCGCAAGATTAATGCTGCTGCGCCATGCGCGCCGCCTAATTTATGTGCTGAGACAGTCATCATATCCACACCCAGCATACTAAAATCTGTAGAGATTTTTCCCAAAGCTTGCGCAGCATCGGTATGCACCAGCACATCCCCACCCCAAGCTCGGCAAATTTTTACAATATCTGCAATAGGCTGAATCGCACCGGTTTCATTATTAGCCAGCATTACCGAAACCAAGGTGGGCGTGGTATCTTGCTCTAACATCTCGCGCAAGGCATCCAGTTGTACAATGCCTTGATTATCCACAGGAATACGCTGTGCATGGGGTACGGTTTTGGTGATTGAGGAATGCTCGATCGCAGAAATTAGAATGCGGCGGCTTGCTTCACCACGCAAAACCGCATTATTTGCTTCCGTGCCGCATGAAGTAAAAACAATTTCGTTTTTCCAGCAATTCAGTGATTGCGCAATTATCTCGCGGGCATTTTCAATATATTTTTTTCCCTCACGCCCATAGAAATGTACCGAAGACGCATTATGCGGCTC
Protein-coding sequences here:
- a CDS encoding cysteine desulfurase; translated protein: MPRITYLDYNATNPVRPEVVARMSKLLTEPHNASSVHFYGREGKKYIENAREIIAQSLNCWKNEIVFTSCGTEANNAVLRGEASRRILISAIEHSSITKTVPHAQRIPVDNQGIVQLDALREMLEQDTTPTLVSVMLANNETGAIQPIADIVKICRAWGGDVLVHTDAAQALGKISTDFSMLGVDMMTVSAHKLGGAHGAAALILRNDLPIKPLLTGGGQELGRRAGTENVAAINGFGLAVELAQKDAAHWQNLRGWLDAMENEIIAHAQNAYVFSKDVARLPGTSCVAMPGISSETQLMAFDLNGVAVSAGSACSSGKIEASHVIKAMGFGKDIAATAIRISGGWNTTQEDIAKATNEWKKLYDRIGKKTSKKVESCAHE